The following is a genomic window from Amycolatopsis cihanbeyliensis.
GATCACCGTCGGGCTGCTCACCGACGTGGCCGGGTTTCCGTTGATGATCAACGCGTTTGAGGGCAACAAGGCTGAAACCACGACCATGCTGCCGACGATCAAGGCGTTCATGGTCGCTCATCGGCTCACCGATGTGGTCATCGTCGCAGACGCCGGGATGATCTCCGAGAGCAACATGAAGGCGATCGAGACCCAAGGCATGTCGTTCATCCTCGGCATGCGCATCCCCGAGATCCCCTACGTCGTCGCGGAGTGCGCAAGGCCCACCCGGACACCGAAATCGCCGACGGGCAGGTGTTCGTCCAACCCTGGCCAGCCGGCATTCAGGCGGTGGCCTGCAGTAGCCGGCTGGCGCCCGGGCCGACGACGTCGAACGAGGAGACGTCTACAACTCAAGCTGGTTGAGGAGCGAGGACGCCTCAGGCGTACCCGCGGTGATGACCCGACGGCCCCTTTTCATATCCCCACGCTCCAAACTTCCCTGCGGGATGGTCGCCGCCCGGACCGCGATCCCGAGACGCGCGGCAAGCGCGGCCTCGACCTCGTACCGGGCCTCACGGTCCATGCCAGCCGACTCGCATGCGACGACTGCGCGAGAACCGTGCTCGGACAGTACGACGATGAATTCGCCCGACAGATGCGGCGACGCAAAGACGACCTCCTCGATGTCGCGGGGGAAAATGTTGACGCCGTTGATGATCACCATGTCGTCCAGTCGTCCCTGGATCCGACTGATGCGTGCAAAAGTCCTCCTGCACGGGCACAGATGATGCGACACCGACGCCAAATCTCCTGTGCGGTACCGAAGGACTGGCTTCGCCTCCTTCGACAGCGTGGTTAGGACAACTTCCCCGGTCACCCCGTCCGCGCATTCCTTCCCGGTGGTCGGATCGATGACCTCTAGGAGGAAATGGTCCTCATTGACGTGCAGGCCGGCTCTCTCACGACATTCTCCGGCGACACCGGGGCCGGTCACCTCGGACAAGCCGTACAAGTCGAAGGCGCACAATCCGAGACCGGTCTCCAACGCCCCGCGCATCTCCTCGCTGAATGTCTCGGCACCGAAGACCCCTACGCAGAGGTTCATGGACTCGCGCGGATCCATCCCTGTGACTTTTAGGTACTCGAGAATCCGGGACGCATAGGTCGGGGTGCACGCCAGCGTGTCGATTTGCATGTCGCGCATGAGCCGCACCAGCCGGGCCATCGGGCCGAGTCCGAGCGGGACAACTGAGGCTCCAACGCACCCCAACCCGTAGTGGTAACCGAGCCCACCAGTGAACAGGCCATAGCCATAGGCATTTGCGACGATGCTCTTCTCGCTGATCCCCGCCGATACTAGGAGCCGCGCACACAGTGCACCCCAGGTCTTGATGTCTCGTCGGGTGTACGGGATTAGCGTCTCGCGCCCGCCCGTTCCGCTTGAACCGTGCCACTCGACGATCTCGTCGACCAGGGTTTCTGCAACCTGGTACCTGTCAACGACGTCGTCCTTGGTCGTGAAGGGTAAGCGTTTCAGTGTGTTCAGATCGACATCCTCACCGGATGTGAGGCCGAGGCTTCTGAGTCGCGGACGGTCATTTGGCGATACCAAGAGTCGATCTATCAGATTTCGCAGTCTGCTCAGCTGTAGATTTCGAAGACGCTCGCGGTTGAGAGTCTCCATCATTTCGTCGAACACCATTCCCCCTTCGACCGACGAGGCAGAGTACCGAAACCGACCATATGTCCCCGCCACCATACCCGGGGGCGGATCCTCATTGTGCGAACACCTCGTTGCAGGACGGTCCACGGGCGTCTCTTGTGGCAGGCCCTAGCTGATTGATTCTTTATGGGTTCAGTGGTACTAGGCGATGAGGGCGCGGTGTCAAGTGGTGGGTGCACCACCGGCTTCTATTAGTAGTTTGTTGAATACTTCGGTGGGTTTGTAGCCGTCTAGCCCGGATCTTGCGTGGGCTGATGGGTTGGTCTGGGCTGGTTCGGGATTGGTGTTTTGGGCGGTTGCTGTGTGGTGAGGGCATGATCGGGTGGCCCGTTCAGCGGGCTGCTGCCGGGTTCCACAGGCCCGGGGATGGTTGGTCCTTGTCTCGTAGGGTCGGGTTGCCGCTGGTCAACCGGGATGCAGGCGAGTCAGCGCCGTGATGATCAATTCGGTCCAGGGCCAGTGCGTGGTGAGCTGGAGCCGCGTCCGGCGGGCATGGCGGGCCAGCCGCGCGGCGACGGAGAACAGTCGCAGGCGAAGCCGTTTGGGCTCCCAGCGGCGCGCTTCGTGAGCTGTCAGGGCGAGCATCTGCGTCCACGCGATCAGCTCGGTGGCCAGGCACACGATCTCGATCCAGATCCGGTTGGCGTCGAAGCCGTGCAGGGGCAGGTTGGCCAGGCCGGTGTTCTTGGCAGTGCGGATGCGGTCCTCGCAGCGGGCGCGGCGGCGGTGCCGTAGTTCCAGATCCGCCAGCTGACCACGGCGGGTGTTGGTGCCGAACGCGGTCAGCCGCAGGCCGTCGCGGTCGGTGAACCGGAGCTGAGCGCCGGGGTGCGGGCGTTCCTTCCTGACGATCACGCGCATGCCCGGCGGCCAGTCGGTCAGGTCGAGCAGTCCGGTCAGCTCGGCCACCCAGGCCCCGTCCCGGACCTGTCCGTCGGCGTCGTAGGCGGGTGTCCACACGTGCGCGGGGATGAGGTCGGCCGCGGCGGCGGTGGTCTCGGTCAGGCCGAACCCGACCGAGTATTGCAGCCGCCGTTGGTGGCAGTACCGCACGAAGTCGTGGGTGCCGCCGCCGGAATCGGTGCGCACCAACACCTTCTGGCCCACCCGATACCCCGGCCGGAAGGGGAGTTGGTCCAGCGCTGCGGCCAGTACCCGCCTGTGGTCGGCAGCGGTGTTGGAACCGGCGTTACCCGGCCGCAGCAGGATCGCCAAGGGTTCGCCGGTGCCGGCGGCGCCGTGATCGGCCCACGAGCCCAGCGGGTGGAAGCCGTAGCCCTTCTTGAACGTCGGCGCGGCGTGTTCCTTGTCCGAGTGCGCGTCCAGCAAGGTCGCGTCCAGATCGATGATCAGCGGATGGTCGGCGTCGATGCCGTGACCCGGGGAGTGTTCGCCAGCACGATCCCAGGCCACCGCCCGTGCTGACGCGCGTGCCGAACGGAGGGCCGCCAGCGCTTTCGACGCATCGGCGGCCAGCGCGGTGACCATTCGTGACACCGTCGGATCCGAGGCGACGACACCGAACACCCCTGGCTCGGCACGCAGCATTCCGACATCGGCCAGGCAATCCCCGCCCAACGCCGCGGTGACGGCCAAGTCCAGCACGATCTTGCCTGGATCATGCACCGCGGCCGGTTTGCGCCACGGCGCCAACACCTCAGACATCCCGCCGGTCAGCCCCACCGCCTCAGCGGTACGCAGCAACAACACCGCCCCGGCCTGCGACACGACACCCGAACCAGACCCGTCCGCGACCAGCCTCGGGTAGGGCGAACTATGCTTACTCACCTGAATGGTGCTCCTGAACTGCGACCGATACGACCTTCGACAAGCCGTATTATCGCAGCTCAGAGCACCATTCTCTGTTAATGGCACACTCCGAACCCGCACTGCCATGAAAGCCCCGGGCTAGTTGTTGTGGGTCGTGACGTTGGTGACGGCTGAGAGGGCCTGAGACTGGGGACGGGTCTTTCGGCGGCAGGATGAGAAGTACGACCAACTCGTCCGCCGAGCAGAAAGACCCGTCCGTATCTCACAGTAACGCCCCGTTGACTGTCGAAGGCCGTCACCGCCTTGTCGAGCGCTGCAAGACCCGACCGATCGCCCACGTCGCGGCGGAGATGGGGATCTCGCGGCAGTGTGCCTCCCGGTGGGTCAACCGCCACCGCAAGTACGGGGACGCGGGCCTGGTGGACCGCCCGAGCGTCCCGAACCGGCAGCCCACCGCCACGCCTGCCGAGGTTGTGGTCCGGATCGAGCGGCTGCGCCGGGACCGAAAGTGGTCGGCGCGCCGCATCGCCCAGGAGCTGGCCGGCGAGGGCATGGCCATCTCGGTGCGCACAGTCGGCCGTCACCTGGCTCAGCTGGGCCTCAACCGCCGCCGGTTCCTGGACCCGACTGGCGCGAGCAACCGCGTGCCTCGACGCATCACCGCCCGCTGGCCCGGCCACATGGTCCATCTCGACGTCAAGAAGGTCGGCGCCATCCCCGACGGCGGTGGGTGGCGCGCCCACGGCAGGGGCAGCGAGCAAGCTAAACAGGTCGAACGAGCCAAGGATGCCGGAGCCCGCACCGGCTACACCTACCTGCACTCCGCAGTCGACGGCTACTCCCGCCCGGCCTACACCGAAGCCCTGCCCAACGAGAAAGCCTCTACCGCGATCGGCTTCACCCACCGAGCCAGAGCGTTCTTCGCCCGCCACTTCGCCACCGTCCTACACGGAGCACGCCACCAACGGATCACCCCATACACGCCCCGCCACAACGGCAAGGTCGAGCGCTACAACCGCATCCTCGGCGAGGAATTCCTCTACGCCCGGACCTGGACCAGCGAACAGCAACGCACCACAGCCCTCAACGTCTGGAACCTGCACTACAACTACCATCGACCACACACTGCCGCCGGAAACCAGCCACCAGCCTCCCGGCTCCACACCGGCGTCACCAACGTCATGGCCTCATACAACTAGTGTTTCTCGGGGTCGATGGGACTGTCCGTGACACCAAGGCGAGCTTGGCCTGGGCATTGGTCTTCCAGTTGTGTCAGATCGCGGTGGCGAGGGCGAGTAGGCGCTGGGCGACGCGAGTGAACACATCTGTTGGCGTGCGCCCGCCGTGGCCTCCCAGGTTGAGTTGCTCTTTGACGGTGTCGTAGACCGCTTCGATGCACTGGCGCATACCCGCGAGGTTGCCGTAGCGGCGTTTCTTGGCGTCCTTGCGGTAGGGGTGTATCAGGAGCACGCCGATCTGGTCGGCAACGAAACGTTCCATCTGTTTGCCGGACGAGTCATTGTCGGCCGGCACCATCTCCTTACGCATCGCGCTGAGCTCGTGGGCATGACCGAAGAGCTCTTCGGAGACTTCCGTTCCGGCGGCTTGGGCTTTGCTGGTACGCGATACCTACCGTCCGATCCGGCATACTTGAGGGACTCTCGGGCTGTGCAACTGCGGCAACGGCAGCAGTTGCACAGCCCGACAAGCCGACGTCACGAAGCTGACAGGGGGGTGGTGTCGCTCAAATAGCGTCGTCACGCCGTGCAAGCGTCTCGGCGAACCACGACCACCGCTCGGCACATCCTCGCGCGGTCTGCGCGAGGACATCGATTGCATACGTGGGAACCCCTTCCACCAGGACGCTCCAATCCGCATCAGAAAGCAAATGAGCCTCAAGGAGACGCAAAACCTTGCGACCGTTCTCCGACAGCCGCATGGACGGGTCGCGCATCAAAACGCCAAGCACCTTTCGAAACTCCTCTCGTGAGAGCTCAGGCGCCTGGGGTGTAGGAGCTGACGGTCGGAACCGCCTGCGTGCACCGCGCTCAGAGGGCGTGGCAGGTGATTCACCGCGGCTCAATCTCGCTCGGACATCACGGGCCGTTCCCGCTGAGATACCCGCCTCCCTGGCGACCTCCCGGAGACTCGCTCCAGGTCGCTCGGCGAACAGCTGGGCGGCGGTGTTCCTGCCCTCGGTGGTGCTAAGCGGACGAACCCGGCCATCCTTGCCGACCCGTACGTTCGCCTCCAGCTCACCCTCCGTGCTCTTGCGAAGCTCGCTGACTCGCTTCGCCGATATCCCGATCAGCTCGGCAATCGTGCGATCCGACCAGTCCGGAAACTCAGCCAGGATACGACCCGCTGCACCGATTCGATCCTCTTGCGACAGCGGTAACCCGTGCTTCGCATTCAATTTAACGGCCTGCACCAAGGCATCACGCTCAGTGCCGTCAAATAATTCGATCTCGATCAGTTCTTCACCGCGGAGGATCGCCGCTCGTACTCGATGCAGCCCATCCATGACTCGCATCGTCGCTCGATGTACCGTAATTGGCGGCAGCCGGAGTTCCGACTCCGCCAACAATCTGACATGTTCAACGTCGATACCCATCGATCGTAATGAATATCCAAGGTCCAAATCGGATATCTTGACTTGCCTACACTCGCGCATGGCCGGCCTTGTCTCGCCGACGAGCTTGCTGACTTGCGAATACACAGGACGAGCTGCCTCCCCTATCACGCCGTACTACAAACCCCTTTGGGGCGACAGTTTACAATCACAGCGAGAGACGAACAAGCAAGATAGCGTGACTGGCTTGCTCACGCTTTGCGTCCATCACTATTTGCGTATGGGAGGGTTCCAATGGATCGAACGCGCACCATGGCCCGAGATCGCACGACATCCCGACGTCTTCCCTGCCGAGCGCTAACGATGGTATGAACACCGTTATCGAGTCGAACGACCGACAGATTCACTCGGACCGACCGGCGAGGCCGAACCGCTCACGGGCGGAGGGATTTTGGAGGTATCCACCATGGAACGTAAGCCTCGGAGCGCAGAATTCGGGAAGTGCCAACCATGAGTGTCCGCGCCCGTCACCTGACGAGGAAGTATCGGCGAGGCAAAGGATGGCGCCCTAATGGCGATGTGGTCACCGCGCTCGACAGCCTATCGCTAGACGTCCCCAGCGGTGAAGTACACGGATTGCTCGGGCCGAACGGCTCCGGCAAGACGACGCTGTGCCGAATTCTTTCGACGGTCCTGACACCGACGTCGGGCACCGCGCACGTCCTCGGATACAACGTCGTGACCGAGGCTGCCGACGTCAGGGCACGACTCGGCATCGTCTTCGGTGGCGAGCGTGGACTTTACTGGAAACTCACCGGACGCCAGAACCTGCAATACTGGGCTGCGCTGTACAAGGTCCCCTCCGCCGTCGCTCGGCAACGCGCTCAGAAACTGCTCGACCGCGTCGGTCTCGGCACCGAGGCCAACGATCTGGTCGAAACCTATTCCCGCGGGATGAAACAGCGGCTACATCTGGCACGAGGCCTCATCGGCCGACCGAAACTCGTAGTCTTCGACGAGCCGACCATCGGCATGGACCCGGTCGCCGCTCACGACTTCCGGGAGCTCATCACCGAACTGCGTACCGAAGGATGCACCGTCCTTCTGACCACACACGACATGGCCGAAGCCGAAGCGGTGTGCGACCGCGTGACGCTGATCGGCGGAGGCCGCGTCCTCGCCACCGAAACACCGCGAGGGTTGGCTCGGCTCTCGGCCGGTCATCATTGGGTTGAAGCTGACGACATCGACATCGACGTGGCGCATTTGCCCGGCGTTGTCGAAGTTGTTCGACAGGGCGCGGTCACACGAGTCAAGACGGACAGCGAGGGCGCGGCACGAGGCGTTCTCGACTTCTTGCTCGGACGCGGGGTACGCACCGTACGCATCGTGCCACCGACCCTCGCCGACGTCTATTTAGATCTCTTCGGCGCACGTGGAATGGAAGTCTAGCCTGTGACGAGTTTTCTCGCCGGAATGAGAATCCAGTTTCGGCTCGTCCGACGTCAGCCCGACGCCCTCTTGACTCTGTGCGCCCTCCCCTTCACTGCAGTCATCCTGTTGTCCATCGTGATTGATGCCAAGCGTCCAGATCTGGTACTCAATGCTGTCCTGGCTCCGGCCTTGATCGGCCTATGGGTATTCTCGATCAGCTTCGTCACCGATCTGATCGACGACGAACGACGGCTCGGCACTTGGGAGCAGGCAATGGCCGCGCCGGCCGCGCTGCATTCGGTCCTCGCCGGAAAGGTAAGTACTGCGATCGTCCTGGGCGTCCTGCCCCTAGGTGAAACCTGGCTCCTGGCGAAAGCGTTCTTCGGTGTGACGATCACGCTACAGCACCCCTGGGTGTTCCTTCTCACATGGCTCGTTTCACTCGGCGCGATGGCGGGAACGAGCCTGGTTCTCGTGGCCGCTTTGCTGTTGAGCCGCAACGGATCAGTTTACGGCAACTTCCTGACCTTCCCTATATACCTTTTATCCGGCGTCATGGTCCCCGTCTCCTATCTACCCGAGTTCGTACGACCGATTTCCTCTGTGGTCTTTCTCTCGTGGTCAGCTGATCTGATGCGAGACGCTTTCGGGAACGCCACACCAGCCAATGTGATCTGGCGGCTCGCGGCTATTGTGGGGCTGGGTACTGCCGCCGCTGTAGGAGGTCGGTTCCTGCTTGGTGCCGTTCTACGCCGCGGAAAGGAGACTGGAACGATGACCTATGCGTGACGAACTCAGGGTCCTGTCGCAAGCCGCAGTCGCCACTTGGGCCGAGTTCACCGCATTCTACACCTGGCGAACGTGGACCGTCACCTGGCTCGGTCGGCTATTGCTGCAGGTGTGCTTCTATGCAGTTATCGGCCGAATGCTGCAGTCACCACAAAGGCTCGAATTTCTGCTGATCGGCAACTCTGTCGCCATCGTGGCCATCGACGCGTGCGTCGTCATTATTCTCACTATTCTCGAGCGCCGCACCGGAACCCTCGGTCTGATGGTGGCAGCACCGTCCACGCACGTGACCGTCTACCTCGGCAGAGGTCTTATGCACCTGATTTCAGGGATTGTTGCCGCGGTCATCGCACTCGGCTGCCTTACGCCGCTCTTCGGCCTATCACTGCCTTGGCCGCGAAGCCTGGTGATTCCCTGTCTTGTCGCTGTGACAGGCTTCGCGTGCTACGCGTACGGAACCTGCATTGCGGCGATGGTCATGCGATTCCCATCAGCGCGCTGGATCGCCCTGAATCTGAGCTACCTGGTACTGATGACCTTCTGTGGCGTAAACGTACCTGTCTCGTTCTGGCCGGACTGGGTGCAGAAGATCACCTCGGCCCTGCCACTCACCCACGGCCTGGACGCGATCAGACTACTCATCACGGACGGTGATGCGTTTCAAGTGGTCGCGCAGACGGCCTTGGAACTGCTTGTGGCGATCGGCTGGCTCGTCGCAGCTGGGATTGGCTTCCATCTCCTGGTCATTCGAGAACGGAAGGCTGGCACCCTCGAGCTCAACGCTTGACCGCTGTCAACGGTGCCGCATAGCCATTTGGCAATGGTGAGACCGTGTCCACCGGCTACGCCCAGCCCGCGGCGCGAACGGCGACTGGGTTGAAGTGGCGAGCCAGCCTCTGACAGGCTTCGACCAGCCGGGCAACCAGGGGATGCCCGTCATCGATCTGGATGTCCACGAGTGCCTTCAGGCCGACCAGGCCGCCACTGGCACGGCGAAACCACGTGGTCATCGATCAGCACGTACAGTGCGATCAAGACGGTATCGAGGTCTGTCTTCACAAACCGACATCGATGCCTTCCACCTTTCAGCTTGGTGTTTTAAGGACCTGGCTGGCAGCGTGCACCCCAGGTGATCATGGGTGCAGCCCTTGGTCGATGATTCCTCTTGCGACAGATGAAGATCGATTCAAGGACTGCATGGTCAATGTGTATGATGTCGATCGGGGGCGGGTGCTCGGGGAGCTGAACCGATTCCGGCAGGAGTTCTACGGCTGCCTGGCCGCGCGAGCGGTTGGGTTGTTCGAGTTGGCGGATGCGGTGTTGTGCACCGAGGGGCCGCTTCCCGACCGGCAAGCTCTACCTGGTCTGCGACAACTACGGATCTCACAGCAAAGCCGAAGTCACCACCTGGTGCCTGGCCAACGACATCGAGTTGGTATTCACCCCGTCCAACACGGGTCGTGGTTGAACTGGGTCGAGTGCGAGTTCACCGCGATCGCTACTTCGCCCTCGACGGCAGCGACTACCCCAGCCACGAAACCCAGGAGGCCGCGATCGCCCGCTACATCCGCTGGCGCAACAAGCACGCGCAACCCAAACGACGCTTCGCCATCGGATCCAAATCCGCCAACCCGATTACCTCCCTCTATCAGCTTGACGCGGCACTGCACCTCTACGGCGTGATCGTCTCGGACTACGACGACCATCCGAACTGTCAAGCGGCCGGAAGCACCCATCACGCCCAATGCAGCCGGTGTCTCCGGAGCGCGTCTATGCCGACGTGCGTTGCCGCTGATTGATCTGCTCGGCGAACTCTTGCCACATATTGATGTTTTCCTTGACCAGTGCCGCAACCGCATCGACACGGTGCTGCGGCACGCCGGCAACGAGCCGCCGCCGCATGTCGGCGTTCAGTGCGGATGGTTCAAGCATTCGAAGCAGGATGCGGCCAGACTCGGTGAAGCGAACAGACGGATCCGCACGCAGACTCCGCAGGACCGAGGCGGGATCGCTCCCGGATTCACCACGAACCGGCGCACCGACCCCACACCGCACGGCGGCCCTCCCGGCTTCCGCGCCTTCTGGTCGCTTCGCGGCGTTGCGCTGCCGCGGCACGACAGGATCGTCGCCGCGACGCATCCGGTTGCGAACGTCTCGCACCGTACTGGTCGAGACACCAGCCTCGGCACTGACCTCGCGTAACGACGCACCGGGCTTCCTCGTCAGCAACTCGCTCGCGCGCCTACGCCCCTCGGAACTGTCCAGCGGCCGGAAGCACCCATCCCTTCCGATCCGGCTGGTGTGTGACTGCGGAAATTCCGCGGTCACACACCGCCGGATCACCCCTACCGTCTTATCCGACAGCCCAACAGCGCGGGCGATCGCCCGATCCGACCATTCCGGGTGTGTGTTGACGATCCGCTCGGCTGCTGCCCTCCGATCAGCCCTCGACAGCGGCAGGCCGTGCGCGATGTTCGCCTTGACTGCCAGAACGAACGCGTCGTCCACGCTCCCATCAACGAACCGTACTTCGATGTCCTCGTCCCCGCGCAGCACGGCCGCACGCAAGCGGTGCATGCCATCGACCACCCGCATGGTGGGACGGTGCACCAGGATCGGGGGCAGTGCGCCGCATGCCGCCAAGGCGCGAATGTGCTCGTCACTTTCACCGGCTTGACGAGGGGAATCCGCTCGACACAACAAACCGACGCGCACCTGAGCCACCAGTGCGTCGCTCTGCTCCCCCTCGACTGAGATCGACCCCATGTCGATACCCTCAATCTCCCCTGACACCTGTCGTTTCCTCCTCGCGACAGCCCCGGCCATCCATTAGGCAGTACGACGACCCCACTACAGGTCGCCCGCCGACGAGCAGGAACGAGGTACGCCTGTCGCCGACCGAGAATAACTAATCAGGAGAAGCAGCCAGGCGCCCCTTCCAGTCCCCGTTTCGGGTGCCGCGCCCTCCGATCGTGGACGACATCCTGGGTCGACGCGCGGTCACCCGCCCGGCCGCGCCTGAAGATTTACCGCTACTCGACCAACCGCCAAGTCGCTGTTGAGTTCAAAAACTTCCTGGTGATCGCCACTAATGATCCGCAACCAGGTACCCTCAACGACTACACCGTTCACCGTGACGCGAGCATCAACGACACAC
Proteins encoded in this region:
- a CDS encoding IS1380 family transposase, encoding MSKHSSPYPRLVADGSGSGVVSQAGAVLLLRTAEAVGLTGGMSEVLAPWRKPAAVHDPGKIVLDLAVTAALGGDCLADVGMLRAEPGVFGVVASDPTVSRMVTALAADASKALAALRSARASARAVAWDRAGEHSPGHGIDADHPLIIDLDATLLDAHSDKEHAAPTFKKGYGFHPLGSWADHGAAGTGEPLAILLRPGNAGSNTAADHRRVLAAALDQLPFRPGYRVGQKVLVRTDSGGGTHDFVRYCHQRRLQYSVGFGLTETTAAAADLIPAHVWTPAYDADGQVRDGAWVAELTGLLDLTDWPPGMRVIVRKERPHPGAQLRFTDRDGLRLTAFGTNTRRGQLADLELRHRRRARCEDRIRTAKNTGLANLPLHGFDANRIWIEIVCLATELIAWTQMLALTAHEARRWEPKRLRLRLFSVAARLARHARRTRLQLTTHWPWTELIITALTRLHPG
- a CDS encoding helix-turn-helix domain-containing protein; the encoded protein is MRSTTNSSAEQKDPSVSHSNAPLTVEGRHRLVERCKTRPIAHVAAEMGISRQCASRWVNRHRKYGDAGLVDRPSVPNRQPTATPAEVVVRIERLRRDRKWSARRIAQELAGEGMAISVRTVGRHLAQLGLNRRRFLDPTGASNRVPRRITARWPGHMVHLDVKKVGAIPDGGGWRAHGRGSEQAKQVERAKDAGARTGYTYLHSAVDGYSRPAYTEALPNEKASTAIGFTHRARAFFARHFATVLHGARHQRITPYTPRHNGKVERYNRILGEEFLYARTWTSEQQRTTALNVWNLHYNYHRPHTAAGNQPPASRLHTGVTNVMASYN
- a CDS encoding ParB/RepB/Spo0J family partition protein; translated protein: MSGEIEGIDMGSISVEGEQSDALVAQVRVGLLCRADSPRQAGESDEHIRALAACGALPPILVHRPTMRVVDGMHRLRAAVLRGDEDIEVRFVDGSVDDAFVLAVKANIAHGLPLSRADRRAAAERIVNTHPEWSDRAIARAVGLSDKTVGVIRRCVTAEFPQSHTSRIGRDGCFRPLDSSEGRRRASELLTRKPGASLREVSAEAGVSTSTVRDVRNRMRRGDDPVVPRQRNAAKRPEGAEAGRAAVRCGVGAPVRGESGSDPASVLRSLRADPSVRFTESGRILLRMLEPSALNADMRRRLVAGVPQHRVDAVAALVKENINMWQEFAEQINQRQRTSA
- a CDS encoding phenylacetate--CoA ligase family protein, yielding MFDEMMETLNRERLRNLQLSRLRNLIDRLLVSPNDRPRLRSLGLTSGEDVDLNTLKRLPFTTKDDVVDRYQVAETLVDEIVEWHGSSGTGGRETLIPYTRRDIKTWGALCARLLVSAGISEKSIVANAYGYGLFTGGLGYHYGLGCVGASVVPLGLGPMARLVRLMRDMQIDTLACTPTYASRILEYLKVTGMDPRESMNLCVGVFGAETFSEEMRGALETGLGLCAFDLYGLSEVTGPGVAGECRERAGLHVNEDHFLLEVIDPTTGKECADGVTGEVVLTTLSKEAKPVLRYRTGDLASVSHHLCPCRRTFARISRIQGRLDDMVIINGVNIFPRDIEEVVFASPHLSGEFIVVLSEHGSRAVVACESAGMDREARYEVEAALAARLGIAVRAATIPQGSLERGDMKRGRRVITAGTPEASSLLNQLEL
- a CDS encoding ParB/RepB/Spo0J family partition protein, producing MGIDVEHVRLLAESELRLPPITVHRATMRVMDGLHRVRAAILRGEELIEIELFDGTERDALVQAVKLNAKHGLPLSQEDRIGAAGRILAEFPDWSDRTIAELIGISAKRVSELRKSTEGELEANVRVGKDGRVRPLSTTEGRNTAAQLFAERPGASLREVAREAGISAGTARDVRARLSRGESPATPSERGARRRFRPSAPTPQAPELSREEFRKVLGVLMRDPSMRLSENGRKVLRLLEAHLLSDADWSVLVEGVPTYAIDVLAQTARGCAERWSWFAETLARRDDAI
- a CDS encoding ABC transporter permease; protein product: MRIQFRLVRRQPDALLTLCALPFTAVILLSIVIDAKRPDLVLNAVLAPALIGLWVFSISFVTDLIDDERRLGTWEQAMAAPAALHSVLAGKVSTAIVLGVLPLGETWLLAKAFFGVTITLQHPWVFLLTWLVSLGAMAGTSLVLVAALLLSRNGSVYGNFLTFPIYLLSGVMVPVSYLPEFVRPISSVVFLSWSADLMRDAFGNATPANVIWRLAAIVGLGTAAAVGGRFLLGAVLRRGKETGTMTYA
- a CDS encoding ABC transporter ATP-binding protein, which gives rise to MVTALDSLSLDVPSGEVHGLLGPNGSGKTTLCRILSTVLTPTSGTAHVLGYNVVTEAADVRARLGIVFGGERGLYWKLTGRQNLQYWAALYKVPSAVARQRAQKLLDRVGLGTEANDLVETYSRGMKQRLHLARGLIGRPKLVVFDEPTIGMDPVAAHDFRELITELRTEGCTVLLTTHDMAEAEAVCDRVTLIGGGRVLATETPRGLARLSAGHHWVEADDIDIDVAHLPGVVEVVRQGAVTRVKTDSEGAARGVLDFLLGRGVRTVRIVPPTLADVYLDLFGARGMEV
- a CDS encoding ABC transporter permease — translated: MRDELRVLSQAAVATWAEFTAFYTWRTWTVTWLGRLLLQVCFYAVIGRMLQSPQRLEFLLIGNSVAIVAIDACVVIILTILERRTGTLGLMVAAPSTHVTVYLGRGLMHLISGIVAAVIALGCLTPLFGLSLPWPRSLVIPCLVAVTGFACYAYGTCIAAMVMRFPSARWIALNLSYLVLMTFCGVNVPVSFWPDWVQKITSALPLTHGLDAIRLLITDGDAFQVVAQTALELLVAIGWLVAAGIGFHLLVIRERKAGTLELNA